DNA from Brucella melitensis bv. 1 str. 16M:
CGCCGCTTGCAGTGGATCGATATTCCGATCGCCTACCGAAACGGACGCCGCGCCCTCATCAGTCTTGAAAAGGGCGTGCCGGGTGAAAAGGCGTTCAACGACGTTCTGGGCGCCAACTGATTCTTCCGGGCAGAACAAATAAAAAGGCCGCTTCATGCGGCCTCAGGCTGCTGACAAACCTCGGGTAGGGTCAAAATGGGACGCAGATTCACGGAACGTCACAGATTCAAAACGTGAGCAGATCGGAATCAAAACCCATCGTTTTTGACTGCTGCCAAAAATCGAGGGGTTTTTCATCAATCTGAGGCCGCGTCACGCGGCCCTTCCTATCACTGTACCTGCGGAACGGCGTCGCTGGTCGAAAGCTTGGTCAGGCCGATCTCGCCTTCGACCTGATCGCTGCGGGCCATCAGGTAAAGACCGAGGCCGCAGGTCAGAACGGCGATGAACACCAGATACCACGCATGTGCCATCGGGTTGACCGCCAGAAGCGAAGTGACGATCACCGGCGTCAAGCCGCCAAAAACCGCATAGGAAACATTGTAGGAAAACGACAGGCCCGAAAAGCGGACCGGCGCCGGGAAGGCGCGCACCATCACATAAGGCGCAGCACCCACCATGCCGACCGAAAGCCCCATCACCGCATAAAGCGCAAACAGGACCGGCAGCGAAACCGCCGCATAGGTGTAGAACACGAAGGTCGCGACGCCGAAGAAAATGCCGGCAACGGCAAAGAAGCGGCCACTGCCGATGCGGTCCACGATGGCACCCGCGCTCACCGTGCCGAACATCAGGAACAATGTGCCGAAACTTGTCGCGGCCAGCGATTGCAACGGCGTGTATCCGTAGAGTTTTTGCAAGAAGGTCGCCGTCATCAGCGTGGTGACAACGATACCGGCCGATAGAATCCAGGTGAGCAGCACCGAAATGACAACGCCATGCATATGGTTGCGAAGGACTGTACCAAGCGGCAGCTTGTCTTTCAGCAGGCGGCTGTTCTTCATCTCGGTGAAGATTGGCGTTTCCGCCAGCCAGCGGCGCAGATAAACCGCAAGCAGGCCGAATATGCCGCCGATGAAGAAGGGAATGCGCCAAGCATAGGCGGACAGTTCTTCGGGCGTGAAAATCCAGTTGATGGCAGTCGCAATCAGCGAGCCGATCATGATGCCGAGCGTCAGGCCGGAGCACAGGAAACCGCAGGCCATGCCGACGCGGTTGGCCGGAACATGTTCGGCCACGAAGGTCCATGCGCCCGGTACTTCGCCGCCAATGGCTGCCCCCTGCAACATGCGGAAGACAATCAGCAGGATCGGTGCACCCACGCCGAGCGTCGCATAGGTCGGCAGCGCCGCCATGGCCAGCGTCGAGATCGACATCAGGAAGACCGAAAAGGCGAAGACGCGCTTGCGCCCGAACTTGTCGCCGAAATGCGCCAGCACGATGCCGCCCACCGGACGCACCAGATAACCCGCCGCAAAAATGCCGAACGTCTGGATCAGCACCAGCCAGTCCGGCATATCGGGCGGAAAGAAAAGGTGCCCGATGACACTCGCAAAGAACACGAAGATGATGAAATCGTAAAACTCCAGCGCACCGCCAAGAGCCGAAAGGCCGAGCGTGCGGAAATCCTGCCGGTTAAGCGGACGGGGACTGTTGCCTGTGTGGAGGTTCGTCGATGCCATCGATTCGCTCTCTTCTGATTGGGTCGCTGATATGCTGCCCTCATTGCAGGGCCGCGTTGCAGGTTGTCGTGACGCCAAACCATAAGTTAATGCGTCACGACAGCCTAATGCGCCAAATGCGCCCGTTCTGCAAGACTTGACTTCCGCCCGCCGAGGCATATTTTAGAATTATTCTAAATTAATGGATTTAAGATATGTTCAGCCGATTCTTCCGTAATGACCGACGCTCTTTCGATTCGCTTTCTGAATAGGAAATTCTGGCGCTTGCCATATCCTCCGAGGAGGATGATGCCCGCATCTATCTGGCTTATGCCGATGGCCTGCGCGACGAGTTTCCGCAATCGGCGAAGATTTTCGAGCAGATGGCCGCAGAGGAACACGACCACCGCGCAGCACTGATTGAGCGGCATAAGGCCCGCTTTGGCGACCGGATTCCGCTGATCCGCCGCGAGCATGTCAGTGGCTATTATGATCGCAAGCCGGACTGGCTGGTGCGTCCGCTCGGCATCGACAAGGTGCGTGAGGCCGCCTCCGAGATGGAGGAACAGGCTTATCGTTTCTATGTCGAGGCGGCCAAGCGCGTCAGCGATGCAGACACGCGCAAACTGCTGGGTGACCTTGCCCAGCAGGAAAAACAGCACGAAGCCAAGGCTGAATCGCTGGAACACACGCTGACACCGGATAATGTGCAGGATGAGGAACGCGCCGCCGAGCGCAAGCAATTCATCCTCACCTACATCCAGCCTGGCCTTGCGGGCCTGATGGACGGCTCCGTCTCGACACTCGCACCGATCTTTGCCGCCGCCTTTGCCACGCAGGATACATGGCAGACCTTTCTGGTTGGCCTTTCCGCCTCGGTCGGCGCCGGTATTTCGATGGGCTTTACAGAAGCCGTGCATGACGACGGCAAGCTGTCGGGACGCGGCTCGCCGATCAAGCGCGGCATTTCATGCGGCGTCATGACGACGCTGGGCGGGCTTGGTCACAGCCTGCCCTATCTGATCAAGGATTTCTGGTCTGCGACAAGCATCGCCGTGATCCTTGTCTTCTTCGAGCTCTGGGCCATTGCCTTCATTCAGAACCGCTATATGGAAACGCCCTTCTTCCGCGCCGCACTCCAGGTCGTTTTTGGCGGTGCGCTCGTCCTGGCGGCGGGCATATTGATCGGCAGCGCCTGATTTCTTTCTATGCATTACGCAGAGCGTCAGGCCCGCGCGGCCTCCATCTCCTGCGGCCGGGAAACCGGCCCCTCGAAAGCCTCAACCGCGATGCGCCCCTGCCGGGAAACAGTAACGAAGCTGTTTGCTGGCACGGCCATCCAGTTGGCGGCTTCCCCATCAAGGGGTTCCGACACCACGCACATGCCGGACGAACCGCCAAGCGTCGCCGTATAGAGCGACGGCGCGAAGGCATCCGTGGCATAGCGGATCGCATAGAGCTGGTTTCCCTCCGAAAAGGCTGCCGTTAACCGCAGGAAAGGCGGCACACCGGCGCAGATCGCCTCTTCCACGATGGTCGATACCGTGCGCGTCAAGGCCAGCACGGGATCGTTGTCGAGGCCGAATTCCAGCATCAGGAGAAAGATCAGTTCCGAATCGGTCGCACCGTGCTTCTGCGTATAAAGCTCATCGCCAAGATGGCTTTCCAGCCTGCGGCGCAACCGGTCGAAATTACCGATCTGGCCGTTATGCATGAAGCTCCAGCGGCCCGATACAAAAGGGTGGCAGTTCGACCGGCTGGTAAGCCCGCCGGTGGAAGCACGCACATGCGCAAGAAAAAGGCGCGAGCGTATCTGCCGCGCCAGACTGCGGAGGTTTTGATCGGACCAGGCGGGAAGAATATCCCGGTAAAGGCCCGGCTCGCTGCGATGCCCATACCAAGCAACGCCAAAGCCGTCACCATTGGTGCGGGTCTTGGCCTCATGCGCATCATGGCTTTGCGCCACGAGCGAATGACTGGGAGACGATATAATTGTCTTCCAGATAGGTTTCAGGTCCGAGATAAGCGGCCCAACGACACATTTTCGATCCGGTTCCAAGATGACTTGCCGGACCGATTATGCCGGACAAATCATTCAAAATTCATGAATTTTCGCGCGCCAAGCGGCCTCAGCGGCCCCTATTATGCGTCCGCTCATATAGCTGGCGAACGATAGTGCTTGCCGTCTTCTCGAACAAAAATGGCAAAATTGCATGGATCAGCGCCGCAAAGGCCGCCCCAAAAAGCTTGAGGGAAAACTTTCCCGCAAAGGCCATATGCTCGAAATAGGTCTCGTCAACCGACTGGGGGTGGGCGGTAAACAGGCGGGTAATGCGTGTCGTCATTGGAAATACTCCCGTCAATGAGTAATTCATTTCTTTTTTCCCCGGTGAAAAGCACCGTTGAAGAAAATCATTTTAGCAAAGCCACTGGGAATGAAATCTCAAAATATCCTTGATATCCGCTTTAACTTGGGACAAAACTCCCATTATGACAGCATCTATGGACGATATAGACCGAAAAATCCTGGCTGAGTTGCAAAACGACGGCACTTTGTCGGTTGATTCCCTTTCCGAACGGGTGAATCTTTCGCGCAATGCCTGCTGGCGGCGCGTAAAGCGCATGGAAGACGATGGCGTCATCAAAGGTCGCGTGGCGCTGGTGGATGCGGAAATGGTCGGCTATGGCCTCTCGGTTTTCATTCTGGTGCGCACCTCCGCCCATGATCCCGAATGGCTGAACAAATTCCGCGCTGCCGTGGCTCGCTTCCCGGAAATCGTCGGCGCCTATCGCATGACCGGCGATCTGGACTATGTGCTGAAGGCACGCATTTCCGATGTCAGAGCTTATGACCGGCTCTACCAGCGCCTCATAGCCTGTGTACCGCTATCGGATGTATCGGCCTCTTTCGTGATGGAAGAGATCAAGGACACCACAGCCGTCCCGCTGGATGGGCGTTAGAACGATCTGTCGGTGCTGGGGGGGGCTGGGCACTAGAAACAGAACCCTGTAACGCACTATCATGGTAAAACAC
Protein-coding regions in this window:
- a CDS encoding MFS transporter, which codes for MASTNLHTGNSPRPLNRQDFRTLGLSALGGALEFYDFIIFVFFASVIGHLFFPPDMPDWLVLIQTFGIFAAGYLVRPVGGIVLAHFGDKFGRKRVFAFSVFLMSISTLAMAALPTYATLGVGAPILLIVFRMLQGAAIGGEVPGAWTFVAEHVPANRVGMACGFLCSGLTLGIMIGSLIATAINWIFTPEELSAYAWRIPFFIGGIFGLLAVYLRRWLAETPIFTEMKNSRLLKDKLPLGTVLRNHMHGVVISVLLTWILSAGIVVTTLMTATFLQKLYGYTPLQSLAATSFGTLFLMFGTVSAGAIVDRIGSGRFFAVAGIFFGVATFVFYTYAAVSLPVLFALYAVMGLSVGMVGAAPYVMVRAFPAPVRFSGLSFSYNVSYAVFGGLTPVIVTSLLAVNPMAHAWYLVFIAVLTCGLGLYLMARSDQVEGEIGLTKLSTSDAVPQVQ
- the mbfA gene encoding iron exporter MbfA, which produces MLALAISSEEDDARIYLAYADGLRDEFPQSAKIFEQMAAEEHDHRAALIERHKARFGDRIPLIRREHVSGYYDRKPDWLVRPLGIDKVREAASEMEEQAYRFYVEAAKRVSDADTRKLLGDLAQQEKQHEAKAESLEHTLTPDNVQDEERAAERKQFILTYIQPGLAGLMDGSVSTLAPIFAAAFATQDTWQTFLVGLSASVGAGISMGFTEAVHDDGKLSGRGSPIKRGISCGVMTTLGGLGHSLPYLIKDFWSATSIAVILVFFELWAIAFIQNRYMETPFFRAALQVVFGGALVLAAGILIGSA
- a CDS encoding DUF6356 family protein, which produces MTTRITRLFTAHPQSVDETYFEHMAFAGKFSLKLFGAAFAALIHAILPFLFEKTASTIVRQLYERTHNRGR
- a CDS encoding Lrp/AsnC family transcriptional regulator gives rise to the protein MTASMDDIDRKILAELQNDGTLSVDSLSERVNLSRNACWRRVKRMEDDGVIKGRVALVDAEMVGYGLSVFILVRTSAHDPEWLNKFRAAVARFPEIVGAYRMTGDLDYVLKARISDVRAYDRLYQRLIACVPLSDVSASFVMEEIKDTTAVPLDGR